The Myripristis murdjan chromosome 17, fMyrMur1.1, whole genome shotgun sequence DNA segment attattctcggttgcgtttaagtccaacctatgtacggggcaggcccaagcccaagaacataaatgtgtatcatttcctgatatcggggctcattctgactgagatcctgcaagagctctgtcacactgagaccagcgctgccttgctttatatgtgaccataataaatattgcatcagaaaattgaagactgactccggtctgttcttgggctttcaacaaaagaattggGAGCTAACATAACAagacattttgcaaatcatgcagggatactaaaaatttcacaacatataatcaaagtCACTCAATTTTTAAACTGGAatgtttggttgaaacatccatcttgtaatgttctgcttgtgtgGTTAACAAAGGCATCACtgtcagtgttgtgcaagttactgtaaataaataattagtaGCCTGAACTAGTTAAGTTAACCAATTACTGCATATAAAAGTGATTAGTTTCAAGGGAAAATAACTTCTGAGTTTAACTTTTGAGTTTGAATTGTCAACTCGTTACACATATGTTCCTAATATGATAAATGTTGCACAGAATGTTGTAAAGTCCCATTAATTGATtaccctcccaacacacacacacacacacacaccccaatcCTCACACATACATCTGTTTCAGAGCTCTGGTCAGAGGGATTTTGTCGTTACGGCAACTAGGACCCCCCAGAGGGAGGAGTCTGCTGGAGCAGCTGGCAGCTCATTGGACAAGGAGTGGGTTACTGAGCATGCCCGCCAGGTAGGCAAATAGGAAGATGTTTGTAATAGCAAAGTCATTATTACCAGCACCACCAGACCAACTTAGAAATGTGGTACTCAGGCTGCATTGTGTCTGTGCAGTTTGCCAAGCAGCAAAGgcaaaaaactgagaaaaactctGTAATGCAGTCCAGGTGATTTATTTACAAAggtgaaaaacacagacaaatccAGTGTAGCAGTATATACAGTGCAGGgctggtggggaaaaaataacactgaaaaaaaaaaaaaaaaaaatcaatacttgcaaaataagagaaaattaCCCCAAGAAACTACAGCTTTGTATTACACTGAAGGCTCTGCCCTTTTAACACAGGACCCTTAGCAGATACATCTGAGTGGCCACCAGTTCGCCTGGTCACAACTGCTCCCAAAGGACGTCCAGCCTCCTCCTTTTATAAGCTGGGCCCTACCAGAAATACAAGATAATCAATTATCCCATAGAAGATAAGTCATTTCactacaaatacataaaaatatgtatttgaaagagaaagaatgaatgCAAGGCATTGAATGATGCAAGTTCAACATAGGGCTGTATAGTAATGGGAAGGatatgatatttatttaaaataaaaaaaatgtttctgttcacATAATTCATCTTAACTATCACAAATCCCTCTTGCATAAAACACCATGACAGGACAAACGACTTTCTGGACTTTGATTTCTGGTTGAGAAATGGGCCTGGTTTCGCTGTAAGGCCTGAAGGCACTTTAAAACTCGTTAAGCTCAGGTGTGCATTACGTGTGAAACACTGATGAGAAGCAAGGACCTCTGTCATGGCATTTGAAAGCTTCAGATGGGGCTCAGCATTTGAACACTTCTACATTGCTGTCTTTCAGGCAGATTAACCCTTTTTTTAACAGGTATTTTTTGGCATTGTGGCTtaatttgatagtgacagtagagagagacaggaaaagcagaggagagagggcatgacatgcagcaaatggcctgggctTGGACCCAGGACTCTGCAGTCAGGACTCAGCCCTAACAAGTGGTATGTGCTCTACCAGGAGAGCTAGCAGGGCACCCAACACATTAACCCTGAAACATGGGAGGCTCCCCGCTGGCTTACCAGGCAGAGTGCATGTCACATAAATTGTATTGAGGCCAAGTGTTAGCTGCAGCAACCCATGTTAAGTTCAGGCCCAGGACcactgctgcatgtcatcctctctctccacagtaCGTATCTAATGAAGCAGAAACGCCCCcaaaaagaacatgaaaaaacaagGTGGCGCCCTGTTGGCTCACCTTGTAGAGTGCAGACTATTTGTCAAGGCTAAGTCCTGATCGCAGGGTTCGAGTCCAAGCCCGgcccatttgctgcatgtcatctcctcctccccctgccgtttctgtctctctctactgtaacaATCACATAAAGcggaaatgtcaaaaaattatctttaaaaaaagtggaaaatttgCCCCTCAAAGACGTAAAAATTGCAAGTATAAAACATGACTATTATGCATTTAAATATCAGATttgtgatgctggattgacatCAACTTTCTTGTgttgaaatgcttgtgaaaagtgCCTGAACGCAGCAAAATCTCTTGATTTCTTTCGAAGACACTGGGAAGAAAGGGTGATGAGCAAATGAGCTGGTGTGTTGATGAGCTGCTTTGTATTTCTAGGTGTCCAGGATGTTGCCTGGAGGCCTGTCAGTACTAGGAGTCTTCATCATCAGTGATGCTGATCCCAAGGACATGCTCATCTCACTTcgacaggtcacacacacacacacacacacacacacacacatattagtGACATTCACCTTTAAGATGGTGTCGTTGAAGGCCAcatttctcaaatgggggtatgcCTACCCCTAGTGGTATGTGGAGGTACTACAGGGGATACatgagaaaaatctgaaaatagaaaaaaataagaataaataattaatatattaCAGGTTTTGGAAATATGTAATTttagataataataaataataataaaagtgttAAAATAAATCTGCTCAGGAGGCACTAACTTCTTCAGAGGGTCAGTTATTGTTCATTCATTGCATGCTAGTTTTGGTTTTCGGTTGCAGTTTTCTAAGCAAAATGTTGTAGTCAGGTAAAACGGGAATACTTGGATTCAGAAATCAGGGAAAGGAGGTACTGAAGtcaaaaaaagtttgagaaccattGATTTAAGGTATCCAGACTGACTGagtctcagtgtgtgtacatCCTATAGTATTATATTCTTGTCAGGTGGATTAAAAGCactgttgttttgtcagttttttcacctgtgcatgtgtgtgtgtgtttgtattataagactgatgtgtgtgtgtgtgtgtgtgtgtagctggttTTTGCAGTGGAAAACCTGATCTCTAAGGATCGTCTGTGGGCTGCTGCGGATGATGACATTACAGACCGCATTGCACTGCATGTCAACTCCAAAACCAGAAAGTATCCTTCCACACTGCCATCTACTGGCTCAGATATGTGCCagcagatggatggatagatgagGGGCTGGGTAGAGGGATTGGGTGGATTGATTGGGTAAATGGATTAGTTAAGAAGGAAGAGTCTGAGCCTCTGAATGAATTAAAGACTCAGGAAACTTTAAATATGTGAATACCTTCCTTTGGTCTTTCATTACGTTTGGGGTTGTAAGAAATTCACCTTAAATgtaacaaacagaaaaaaagagttgttaaagggataattcacctattttgaaaaaaattgatttatttcacctcccccctagctgttatgtaggacagtagtggtgctgtcttcctctcactctcactaTAGCAGGATTCCTATACTGTCTGAAAAAGTATGAAATATAATTTAGATGAATTCCAGGTCTGGATAAGTATGGAAAAAGAGGACAGAATATGGAAAAATACTTGCATTTCCAGACTATTGCTTGTATTTCCAGTTTTCTTAAAAGTGCAATACACAAATTGCAATAATAAATGAATCACACAAGCAgcaaattttgattttgttgaccTTTGGAGCAGATAGCTGAATATGTTTTCCACTCTAGAGGGAGGGGCAGAGCGTCCATGTTATGGCATGTCCTGTCCCATCCTGTCCAAGAACACAAGACGGGAAAATACAAGTTTTGTGAGAAATGGCTTCCCCAGTGGTTGGAGAAGGATTCTGAAACATAGAAAATAGCACAGTGCAAACAGTGTATGAAATCACTGGACATCTCTAACATGGGTGAGGCAGACCTCACTAGTGATATGGAAGGGAAGAAGCATGGTGATTTTGTGAAAGCAGTATCAGCACCTGGTGTCTCATCATTTTTTGTTCAACCCACCAACACAAGGCCGACAAACGACAAAGGCTACAGCACGTGTAACAGTTGGAATATTTCCATGCATGATAAACATGTAGCTATTAGCAGTCTGAGATGTGAAACAGTCTAAAACAAAATCCACTGAGAAGTGTGAAAATATAGGTCTGGAAATGTCTggaattttgaaatggaaatcaTATAGGAACTACACGATTTAAAGCTTGTTGGATCATGGTTCATGATGttcttttttctgtggtgtACAAAATTAAGTAGTGTTTCTTCTCAACCTCTCAACATTTAAATGGCCAGTGAAttagagaatgaatgaatgagctcTAGAATAATAGCttgcaattttatttttgtggatGTTCTTTGATCAGTCATATCAGAGCTGTCTGCAGAAGCCTTGACGTCAGAGACCCTAAGGTTAGTTTCCAGCAGCATATCATTTCTTTCCCCAGTGTCATGGCTTCTGTCTTTAGCCTTTAGGATTCATCCAGTGGACAGTCTCCCTCTGGGTTATGGTGTTACTGCCTCAATGGAAAATGGAATGCATTGGGGTTTTTTGTCTACacacaatatacaacaatatcaaaatgtttattttaattgttattaatatatacgtttttttttttttgtttgtttgtttttttgcaaagttaTTGATAATGCAAAGCTGAAGTGTTTGAAGTTTACAGTGACACTTCAGATTGAGTTAATGTGCGTCCAAATTCTTGTGAATGTTCTTGaaggaccataccggtgattCTCAAAGTGTGGCCTGTGTACTacaatttacacacattttaccaattttgcaaattatgtgggggtactgaagatttcacaacatatgatTAAAATCCAGGTTTTCGGTTGAAATAGTCCCTTAATAATATTCTGTGTCATGGAATTGATTAtctgctgtgtaaagcaaacatttcctcagGGACTGTTCTCCAGAAAAGAAACGGTTAaacacccaatttcaagtcatcaaaacacaacagtgctgctgcttttaggaaaactcatgtggacgactttattacagtgatggaatactggtgtgaagaaaggctgaagtctctgaaagatcattttcatatcgcagtggaatgaatggaaatcaatgactggataaaagggaggaaaaatgatattggagttctaaaatacagctgcttgattttggaaaagattagcagaaacatgaagttaatacattttgttgatattaaaGACTACATAAACATTATGCATTACATTACACATCgcacaaaatcactggtacggtcctTTAAGATTTACAGCTTTGAGTCTAGTTGTGGCCAGTGTGACTGATGGGACGTTATTTGAACAGATTGGGGACTAAAGTTGCATTTAATTTCTTGACAAATGTAATTCTGACTGGGGTTTTTCATATGCTTTGGTCATTttatgatgtcatttttttctgctaatttcCCAGTCAGTTTCAATTCGAGTGTGAGGTTTTGGCACAAcaggattaaatttaatttaggTTTTGAGTAAAAATTAAACTGAGGTTTAAAGAGAGGTATACATTGGACCCTTCTTCATTTTAAACCATTAACAAAGGTTGATGCAACAGAATTTAGTAGTAAACCATGATTTAATCTAGTTAGAGCTGCGCAGCCTGAATGAGGTTTGACTCATACTTGTCCTTGAGACTTGATTTGGACTTGCACTGATTTGTGCAAATCATCCACACTAGTCCATACCAATGcagagaaaactgaaaatgcatctttatttctccttttttcactTACGCCCAcactaaaatgaaacaatatgcCAAGTGGATTCATTTGAAAATACGGGTTTTGTGTAGAGTTGTAGCAGcgaaaacaaggaaaacaggaTTTGGTTTGATGACCTGTTCCTGAAGGAGAATTAAAACAGTCATCATGGCAAGTATTTTGTGTGCTGGCATTTCACAAGAGCACAGTGGGCTCCAGCATTAGGAAAGGGAAAATGTCTATCTACTACGACTTTCCATAGAGCTGCTCACTCATCAAACTTTGATTCAGCGTATACAAACAAGCAAAGGCTGCACTGCACAGGCCCTGATAGCTTGGGCATGTAATGCTGTCCTGAGTAACAAGcactgctgtgattggctgttacAGAGCACAGCCAAGCCTGCTGATTGGAGGTACCAATCGggtgtgtgttcctgttggGCCACGGTGTCGTGTTGCCTGGAGGTGGACTTGCTGTTGGCGCTGCCAGAGAACAGAACCAGCATAGAGAGCATGGAGAAATGTCTCAAGGTtagcacacacagccacacagccgataaaggaatagttcacccgttttgaaaaaagtgatcttttttctttcttttttcttttttctttttctcctttcttttctcttcactgtgtgtgtcaaagaTGTTGACTGACTGAAGAAATTTACAATGCACATCCAAATGTtcataaataaagaaactgtGGAATAAGTTCGGGTTTTATAAGAAAGATGAGAAACTTTGCAAAAGTTTTATCTAAAGTGCATGTGCACTTGTGAAATATACAGGTAGCCTCTCTAATATAAGCCCACATTAAGAGACGTCATTGTGCAGGAATGGGATATGTTTAAGTTATTTTTAGAGCCCCTAACAACACTATGTTTTGGCAACTTTGCATCTCCTCCTGTTTCACATCATTTCCATTTCTATTTAACTTCCAGTTGGACATCAGAAAACAGTGTGATGATATGTAGCAGCCTCTGAACAGCCTGAAATGGCATAAAAGATGccgatcattaaaaaaaaaaaaagtcaacagtgAAACTATTTTCTAGGTTCATGAAACATGTATGATAAAGGGgaatggaggaaaagaagaagctagccatAATATTACTtgccagctatcttttagtcattttttaGAAGGCTGTCATTTTTGTCCACCAACATTTGTacttaaatgaagaaaaaaatgatagcaaactactTTAATCTAGTTTTACAGGAATTGCAGAAGTTACCAGAACTTTCCAGATGTTGATATCAAGAAAAATACAGTTGTAAATGGGAACTTGCGTTATTCTACTATCCATGTGCTCTTGGTagttgtatgtgcattttagttttggaaatgTTTAGTTTGGGAACACTTGTAAAGTggtgttaaaccttctttgattggattaatgTCATTTTCAAGAATGTTCACTGGAGGGAAGTCCGCCTCAATGGCAGGATCCagacagtatccagcactcagtaatggGAGGGGACGGGAGTGGTAGTGCACATTTCATCCACTTTCCACTTtccatttttccaaaatgggtgaacttaCCCTTTAAAGATATGTGTTTTCAGCAGTTTTCAGTGGTACTGTTCTCAGGTCAGGCTTTGTTTCAGGACGGACTGAAAGCATGGGCGCATCAGGTTGAGGATGGAGTTTGTCTCATTGATGGAAAGAAGCTGCCAGCGGACACAGAGCTCACAGCAGGCCAGGTGGTATAAATGGAATCACTTATGTAAAGTCAGGCAGTCAGAAAACTCATGAAACCTGGGTTTATCCAAGGCAGATAGGCCACTTACACAGTCACAGACATGTTCAAGGGCACTGCCAGAAGATTTGATGCATAGAAACTGAATTGGGTAGAATCAGCACTATTCAGAGAATTATAGCACGAGTATACAACGGTCACCTAATGAGATAAATACAAATAAGCAGAACAAgtagaaaatgtatgaataataCAGTTCCAACTGATTCTCTGGACTGGAGAATGAATCTAAGTCAAGTTGCTGTGTTTGATTTCTGTCTCTAGAAAAGGAATGTGAGACAGACCTTCACCGCTCAGCTGCTGCTAACTCCggtaagacacaaacacactttctcaTTGTAGTGTTTTATGAAGCAATACAAATGGTTGTAGCATCAACACATTCTGTTGAGTCTATCCAGCTTTAATTCCCgtcatgttttttcatttgaaatttttaAGATTTTGGTAGGGAGCTCAGGTGAAACTTGGGATTACCTCAGGTTCATGGGATGTgaaaaaacaagagaggaaattgtctgctttgtctctgtttgcttgACTAGATCTGTACTCTGCAGTGCGtctgttttaaattaaaaaaaaaaaaatgcatcctcTCAATAAATGTCCACAGATAATCAAAAAACTAAACATGAATGAAAGCAAATATAATTTGAGTTCACTTAACAGCATTCATCAGCAGATAAGGGGAAGCACTAACCGGGTTCATTAGCAGCCAGCAGGCTGCCTGCACGTGTCTGCTGACATGTCTCTGCCTCGTGAGAGCAGATATTGGCTGATGCCGATTATCTGGAAATGCTAAATATCATCCCGATTAATCGCTCTATCTCACCATCATGTAATCATGCTGCTCTGTTGGCTTTGGTTACTATTCACTCTATTGTGTGTCTTACTCTGCTGTCTCAGGCTGTTATTTTAATCATGGCTATTCttttcatacatatatatatatatatatatatatatatatatatatatatatatatatatatatatatatatatatatatacactactcacaaaaagttagggatattcggctttcgggtgaaatttcaggatgaacctaaaatgcattctaacctttacaggtgaccttaatgtgaccttctgtaaacttttgaatgcacatgtccaactgttcagtgtttcagtactttttgcacaagttgctgttctctaacacggagtttaacggcaaaattcacatcaggtgtttgatgctccagctcatcgaggtcgtatcattagggaacggctgctggagactggggtaaatATCCCTAAccttttgtgagtagtgtatataaatataaataaataaatatatatatatatatatatatatatatatatatatatatatataaggtaTAATGTGTACTTAGGTCATGTCAAATACATAAAAGTGTGAAACTTGTTGAATCTGTTCCCACCACAATTGTTCATTGACCAGCCTAATAGCAGCTGGTAGGAAGGACTTCCTGCTGCGCTCAGACTTGCACCTTGGTGCCAGTGGTCTGTTGCTGAAAGTGCTGCTGTTGATCACCTCCAGAGCATGGAGTGGATGTGCAGGGTTGGTCATTACTGACTTCAATTTGGTGAGCATTCTCCTCTccgccacctgctggacagGATTGAGTACAGACCCGACACCAGAGCCTGCCTTCCTAATGAGCTTATTGATGCTGTTCTCATCAGCTGAGCGGACACCTGTCCCCAGCAGGCCACCGCAAAGAACAGAGCACTGgctgccatataaataaagtttatttgtattattcttAGTAGTAGTCGTGTTGTGAGTAACTGGATGTGTATACCACTTTGTATTGAGCCAGAGAACCAGTTTGAATGTTGTGTCATGAGCGGCAGTAGTTGATCTGCCTCTGTTTTGAGAAGGTTGGCATGCTTTGGAAATCAGATCCTATTCTAACGTTCCTTCTATTGTCCCAGTCAGCAGATGTTTCTAGCACTTCTCAGTGGAAGTTATAGCTGTGTTGTCTGCTGCTCCAAGTGTGAACACAGCTTTAAAGTTGATTGAAATGAAAAAGCACGTCTCAGATGGAACAGCATAAAGTTTCCTGTAGCACATGTCTTCCTGAGCTGTGTGTCCTTCCTGACAGGACGGGCAGAGGTTAGCAGATGGGGCTCAGCAGTGTGGAGGCAGCGTGTCCCTTAGAGGAGCCATCCACAGTAGAGCCTACCTACACAGCAATAAACCCAAAGTCAATTTGGCTGAGAAGGTAAGGCTGTAATACCCCACATACTGTCAAGCAAAGCCTAGAGAAGACTGCATCAGTTTAGCATAAACCCTTATTCTGGACAGCTGCTCAAGCGGGACGTGGTTTCTACGGTGGCTGTGAGGGTTCAGATGCTACTGGAAGAGCtactgacagaggaggagggcaagGGCAACtccaaagaaaaacactggGCAGGTACAACACACAATGCCCACATCAGCCAagactttaaagggatagttcacccatcttggaaaatgaatgatatTTAATTCACCCTTAGTGACTTAAtatcaattttttaaaaatgggtaaactatccctttaagtccAAACTGTCTCATTTTCACTTGAGCTAAACttagaaagttttttttttgcttccacACCTACCTGATATGTAAATGATTTCTGTCCTCTCTGGCTGTGTTTATGTCTCTCAGAGCAGTTGTCTCTGCCCCGCCGTGTCCTCTGCCCGGTTAAGGGGCAtgggccagtgtgtgtttgtgactaCCAGTTCAGTGACGAGGGTCTGGCTGAGGTGACTGACAGGCTGAAGGAGATGCTGGACCTGGATGCAGCAGAGCAGGACTTGGACACCAGGCAGGAGCTGGCTGCTGAGCCTGCAGATAGCAGTGGCCCAACAGGTGTGCAAACCATGTGTGCTCATCTAAAACTATAGTAGTCAGGGGTGTAGTGGGCACAGGCGGTGGCTGGCACAAGTATTGAAATGCTTGTCAAATgcatctgaatgcagccttaAACATGAGAAATCAGatgtcaatccagcatcactgatctgacattat contains these protein-coding regions:
- the odr4 gene encoding protein odr-4 homolog isoform X1; amino-acid sequence: MGRGYIVEDSVEGYLSKMCEAGAGPVTGVLIGQSSGQRDFVVTATRTPQREESAGAAGSSLDKEWVTEHARQVSRMLPGGLSVLGVFIISDADPKDMLISLRQLVFAVENLISKDRLWAAADDDITDRIALHVNSKTRKAVCRSLDVRDPKSTAKPADWRYQSGVCSCWATVSCCLEVDLLLALPENRTSIESMEKCLKDGLKAWAHQVEDGVCLIDGKKLPADTELTAGQKRNVRQTFTAQLLLTPDGQRLADGAQQCGGSVSLRGAIHSRAYLHSNKPKVNLAEKLLKRDVVSTVAVRVQMLLEELLTEEEGKGNSKEKHWAEQLSLPRRVLCPVKGHGPVCVCDYQFSDEGLAEVTDRLKEMLDLDAAEQDLDTRQELAAEPADSSGPTEPSVETVQEPKRNTYTGVAMATAAALLATAASLLYLQDD
- the odr4 gene encoding protein odr-4 homolog isoform X2, producing MLPGGLSVLGVFIISDADPKDMLISLRQLVFAVENLISKDRLWAAADDDITDRIALHVNSKTRKAVCRSLDVRDPKSTAKPADWRYQSGVCSCWATVSCCLEVDLLLALPENRTSIESMEKCLKDGLKAWAHQVEDGVCLIDGKKLPADTELTAGQKRNVRQTFTAQLLLTPDGQRLADGAQQCGGSVSLRGAIHSRAYLHSNKPKVNLAEKLLKRDVVSTVAVRVQMLLEELLTEEEGKGNSKEKHWAEQLSLPRRVLCPVKGHGPVCVCDYQFSDEGLAEVTDRLKEMLDLDAAEQDLDTRQELAAEPADSSGPTEPSVETVQEPKRNTYTGVAMATAAALLATAASLLYLQDD